The proteins below are encoded in one region of Aquisphaera giovannonii:
- a CDS encoding glycoside hydrolase family 71/99 protein has translation MNRHGLLLGFAIGLALSAAGMAAGDDIPDLGSDTWAATDALGRSLPTAKEVGPPRPGKTVVMFYFLWLGQSGDLGPFDISRILVQDPAAMSKPTSPPWGPMLAPHHWGESIFGHYVSEDEAVLRKHAQMLANAGVDAVFFDVTNQVTYPASWKALCRVFDRARKDGVPAPKIGFLCPFGDPGKVVRELWHDLYEPGQYRDLWFEWEGRPLILADPALLGRHVQKGRNGRPDEVRQGQTHSQAFTAESPFDAVGACTPTWGDRGAGVTLTLYRAGRAGGPIASRRFEGLEDNAWSMIELDKPLPSGAYELTLSEPKGRVGWWAGGGSRTLRIRPHDEATARILKSFTFRKPQPDYFVGPTGPRQWSWLEVYPQHAFYAKEGVPEQVAVGVAENAVDGKLGVLSNPRSHGRSFHDGEEPGPEGRDGSGKNFAEQWKRAFEIDPAVVFVTGWNEWIAGRFDQTFPLAGSGPVTFCDEFDQEFSRDIEPMRGGHGDNYYYQLVANVRRFKGVREATPVASRPIAIDGRFDDWAEVKPDFRDAVGDPMHRDHAGWGKAPHYRNDTGRNDIASARVSVDPGGVSFYARAREDLSPPSDSRWMLLFVDADNDPRTGWLGYDLRVNARRTGDGKATVERNVDGAYRWETAGEAPFARGAREVELTLPPSTPGLARPPASLDFKWADNIQETGDWSDFTLNGDAAPDDRFNFRAVFPAAGR, from the coding sequence ATGAATCGACACGGCCTCTTGCTCGGGTTCGCCATCGGGCTGGCCCTGTCGGCCGCGGGGATGGCCGCGGGCGACGACATTCCCGACCTCGGCAGCGACACCTGGGCCGCGACCGACGCGCTCGGGCGGTCCTTGCCGACGGCGAAGGAGGTCGGGCCGCCGCGCCCGGGCAAGACGGTCGTGATGTTCTACTTCCTCTGGCTGGGCCAGTCGGGCGACCTCGGGCCGTTCGACATCTCCCGGATCCTGGTCCAGGATCCGGCCGCGATGAGCAAGCCCACCAGCCCGCCGTGGGGGCCGATGCTGGCGCCGCACCACTGGGGCGAGTCGATCTTCGGCCACTACGTCTCGGAGGACGAGGCCGTGCTCCGGAAGCACGCCCAGATGCTCGCCAACGCGGGCGTGGACGCGGTCTTCTTCGACGTCACCAACCAGGTCACCTACCCGGCGAGCTGGAAGGCCCTCTGTCGCGTCTTCGACCGGGCCCGTAAGGACGGCGTCCCCGCGCCGAAGATCGGCTTCCTCTGCCCCTTCGGCGACCCGGGGAAGGTCGTCCGCGAGCTCTGGCACGACCTGTACGAGCCGGGGCAGTATCGCGACCTCTGGTTCGAGTGGGAGGGCAGGCCGCTGATCCTGGCGGACCCCGCCCTCCTCGGTCGCCATGTCCAGAAGGGCCGCAACGGCAGGCCGGACGAGGTCCGGCAGGGCCAGACGCACTCACAGGCGTTCACCGCCGAATCGCCCTTCGACGCCGTCGGCGCCTGCACCCCGACCTGGGGCGACCGAGGCGCCGGCGTCACCCTGACGCTCTACCGGGCCGGACGCGCCGGGGGGCCCATCGCCTCGCGACGATTCGAGGGCCTCGAGGACAACGCCTGGTCGATGATCGAGCTGGACAAGCCCTTGCCGAGCGGTGCCTACGAGTTGACCCTGTCCGAGCCCAAGGGCCGCGTCGGCTGGTGGGCGGGCGGCGGCAGCCGGACGCTCCGGATCCGGCCGCACGACGAGGCGACCGCGCGGATCCTGAAGTCCTTCACGTTCCGGAAGCCGCAGCCGGACTACTTCGTCGGCCCGACCGGCCCGCGGCAATGGTCGTGGCTGGAGGTCTACCCGCAGCACGCCTTCTACGCGAAGGAGGGCGTCCCCGAGCAGGTGGCCGTCGGCGTGGCCGAGAACGCGGTGGACGGCAAGCTCGGTGTGCTCAGCAACCCGAGGTCCCACGGGCGGAGCTTCCACGACGGCGAGGAGCCCGGGCCGGAGGGCCGAGACGGCTCTGGCAAGAACTTCGCCGAGCAGTGGAAGCGCGCCTTCGAGATCGACCCGGCCGTCGTCTTCGTGACCGGCTGGAACGAATGGATCGCCGGCCGGTTCGACCAGACCTTCCCGCTCGCCGGCTCCGGCCCGGTCACCTTCTGCGACGAGTTCGACCAGGAGTTCAGCCGCGACATCGAGCCCATGAGGGGGGGCCACGGCGACAACTACTATTACCAGCTCGTCGCCAACGTCCGCCGCTTCAAGGGGGTCCGCGAGGCCACGCCCGTCGCCTCGCGGCCGATCGCGATCGACGGCCGGTTCGACGACTGGGCCGAGGTTAAGCCCGACTTCCGCGACGCCGTCGGCGACCCTATGCATCGCGACCACGCCGGCTGGGGCAAGGCGCCGCACTACCGGAACGACACCGGCCGCAACGACATCGCCTCCGCCCGGGTCAGCGTCGACCCCGGCGGCGTCTCGTTCTACGCCCGGGCCCGCGAGGACCTGTCGCCCCCTTCCGACTCGCGCTGGATGCTGCTGTTCGTCGACGCCGACAACGACCCGAGGACCGGCTGGCTCGGCTACGACCTCCGCGTCAACGCCCGCCGCACGGGCGACGGCAAGGCGACCGTCGAGCGCAACGTCGACGGCGCCTATCGCTGGGAGACCGCGGGCGAGGCCCCCTTCGCCCGCGGCGCTCGCGAGGTCGAGCTGACCCTGCCGCCGTCCACGCCCGGGCTCGCCCGGCCGCCCGCCTCGCTCGATTTCAAGTGGGCCGACAACATCCAGGAGACCGGCGACTGGTCCGACTTCACGCTCAACGGCGACGCCGCGCCCGACGACCGCTTCAACTTCCGCGCGGTCTTCCCGGCCGCCGGCCGGTAG
- a CDS encoding sugar phosphate isomerase/epimerase family protein: MAETITRRAALRGLAGTALLATAGAHASARNEGENPPARKFTKDLVCGNIGVRVGLPEAIALAGRHGFESVGPDPSALRPLSDEALAKLLAELKAAKLAWGAAELPVDFRQGDEAFRNGLKDLPAAAAALQRAGATRVGTWITPGSDRLTYLANFKQHAARLGEVAAILGDHGLRLGLEYVGPKTSRASSRYPFIHTMAETRELIDAINRPNVGLVLDSWHWYTAHEAEKDILALKGADVVCCDLNDAPAGIPTDEQMDLRRELPCATGVIDVKAFLNALARIGFDGPVRAEPFKAELGKLPAEEAVTRTAAAMDRAFALIG, encoded by the coding sequence ATGGCCGAGACGATCACGCGACGGGCCGCCCTCCGCGGCCTCGCCGGGACGGCGCTGCTCGCGACGGCGGGCGCCCACGCATCCGCCCGCAACGAGGGGGAGAATCCTCCCGCCCGGAAGTTCACCAAGGACCTGGTCTGCGGCAACATCGGCGTCCGCGTGGGCCTGCCCGAGGCGATCGCGCTGGCGGGCCGGCACGGCTTCGAGTCCGTCGGGCCCGATCCGAGCGCGCTCCGGCCGCTCTCCGACGAGGCCCTCGCGAAGCTGCTCGCCGAGCTCAAGGCCGCGAAGCTCGCCTGGGGCGCGGCGGAGCTGCCGGTGGACTTCCGGCAGGGCGACGAGGCGTTCCGCAATGGGCTGAAGGACCTGCCCGCGGCCGCCGCGGCGTTGCAGCGGGCCGGGGCCACGCGGGTCGGCACCTGGATCACGCCGGGGAGCGACCGGCTGACGTACCTCGCCAACTTCAAGCAGCACGCCGCACGCCTCGGCGAGGTCGCGGCGATCCTCGGCGACCACGGCCTCCGCCTGGGCCTGGAGTACGTCGGGCCGAAGACCTCGCGGGCCTCCTCCCGCTACCCGTTCATCCACACGATGGCCGAGACCCGCGAGCTGATCGACGCCATCAACCGTCCCAACGTCGGCCTGGTCCTCGACAGCTGGCACTGGTACACGGCGCACGAGGCCGAGAAGGACATCCTCGCCCTCAAGGGGGCCGACGTCGTCTGCTGCGACCTCAACGACGCGCCGGCCGGCATCCCGACGGACGAGCAGATGGACCTCCGCCGCGAGCTCCCCTGCGCCACGGGCGTGATCGACGTGAAGGCCTTCCTGAACGCCCTCGCCCGCATCGGCTTCGACGGCCCCGTCCGCGCCGAGCCGTTCAAGGCGGAGCTCGGCAAGCTGCCCGCGGAGGAGGCCGTGACCCGCACCGCGGCCGCCATGGACAGGGCGTTCGCGCTCATCGGATAG
- a CDS encoding M60 family metallopeptidase, which yields MDRCQSCTAVTVILVAAVASCVPRVEADAPGRTPAPMALTDYRPYIKGGPSAAAWFGRRTALILEGERPDARDAKVMAAICAMLDGLFDAYDRVTGRRPELTDPFQGRIRVEVSPQVGGGLAYHGRLGYAVNDRLFQGLYDRVKAGGKTLDHVFFYETNRNYWMPDMASIDYATHDGPDSYGWWTVGFNNVMAVVLAREVPGVEDMTYYGQGSKQFAAGMEANLDEYLAHPDKYGWDNAWCVKMLPWKANTSVNDLMTGLVLRLQREHGGLEFVSRLYREIPRQPPPRDRSDYLAARDNFYAAASLAAGKDLGDFFTKGLRWRLSKATHDRVLKELRARRTAPRRRGK from the coding sequence ATGGACCGCTGCCAGTCGTGCACCGCCGTGACGGTGATCCTCGTTGCGGCCGTCGCATCGTGCGTGCCGCGGGTCGAGGCCGACGCCCCCGGCCGCACGCCCGCCCCGATGGCCCTGACGGACTACCGGCCCTACATCAAGGGCGGGCCCTCGGCCGCGGCCTGGTTCGGCCGGCGGACGGCCCTGATCCTCGAGGGCGAGCGCCCCGACGCCCGGGACGCGAAGGTCATGGCCGCGATCTGCGCCATGCTCGACGGCCTGTTCGACGCCTACGATCGCGTCACCGGCCGCCGCCCGGAGCTGACCGACCCGTTCCAGGGCCGGATCCGGGTCGAGGTCTCGCCGCAGGTCGGCGGCGGCCTCGCCTACCACGGCCGGCTCGGGTACGCCGTCAACGACAGGCTGTTCCAGGGCCTCTACGACCGGGTGAAGGCGGGCGGCAAGACGCTCGACCACGTCTTCTTCTACGAGACCAACCGCAACTACTGGATGCCGGACATGGCCTCCATCGACTACGCCACCCACGATGGGCCGGACAGCTACGGCTGGTGGACCGTCGGTTTCAACAACGTCATGGCCGTCGTCCTGGCCAGGGAGGTGCCCGGCGTGGAGGACATGACCTACTACGGCCAGGGCAGCAAGCAGTTCGCCGCGGGCATGGAGGCCAACCTGGACGAGTACCTTGCCCACCCCGACAAGTACGGCTGGGACAACGCCTGGTGCGTCAAGATGCTCCCCTGGAAGGCGAACACCAGCGTCAACGACCTCATGACGGGGTTGGTCCTCCGCCTCCAGCGAGAGCACGGCGGCCTCGAGTTCGTCTCCCGCCTCTACCGCGAGATCCCCCGCCAGCCCCCGCCCCGCGACCGGTCCGACTACCTGGCCGCCCGCGACAACTTCTACGCCGCCGCGAGCCTGGCCGCCGGGAAGGACCTCGGGGATTTCTTCACCAAGGGCCTCCGCTGGAGGCTGTCGAAGGCGACCCACGACCGCGTCCTGAAGGAGCTCCGGGCGCGGAGGACCGCGCCCAGGAGGAGGGGGAAGTGA
- a CDS encoding YciE/YciF ferroxidase family protein, translated as MKLESLRDLLVEQLQDLYDAENRLTKALPKMAKAATSPELKAAFEKHLAETENQVSRLEQVFEALGQKSKKKTCAAMKGLIEEGEETIKEDAEPEVKDAALIAAAQRVEHYEMAGYGTVCSYAKLLGEKDVLKLLKETMAEEVATDEALTQLAESTINLQTV; from the coding sequence ATGAAGCTCGAATCCCTGCGCGACCTCCTGGTCGAACAGCTCCAGGACCTCTACGACGCCGAGAACCGCCTCACCAAGGCGCTGCCCAAGATGGCGAAGGCCGCGACCTCGCCCGAGCTGAAGGCCGCCTTCGAGAAGCACCTGGCCGAGACCGAGAACCAGGTCTCGCGGCTGGAGCAGGTCTTCGAAGCGCTCGGCCAGAAATCGAAGAAGAAGACCTGCGCGGCGATGAAGGGCCTGATCGAAGAAGGCGAGGAGACGATCAAGGAAGACGCCGAGCCCGAGGTCAAGGACGCCGCGCTCATCGCCGCCGCCCAGCGGGTGGAGCACTACGAGATGGCCGGCTACGGCACCGTCTGCTCCTACGCCAAGCTCCTGGGCGAGAAGGACGTGCTCAAGCTCCTCAAGGAGACCATGGCGGAGGAGGTGGCGACCGACGAGGCCCTGACCCAGCTCGCCGAGAGCACGATCAACCTCCAGACGGTCTGA
- a CDS encoding sugar phosphate isomerase/epimerase family protein, with protein sequence MDASRQDRPAAWPRRAVLRAAAAMPPAAAARLALAGPAPYPDGPGGAREEEPPAIMPIGIFLSVFSRPTVEARLDAAKALGLRHVQVGMDCVGLPKMPEKIAPELAERMRRAAADRAVVLASVDGTFNMSHPDAEHRREGLRRLGVLADACGPMGTSRIHICTGTRSREHMWHGHPDNGTPEAWRDMVACVREATRIAERAGVTLAFEPEVNNVVDSARKARRLLDEVGSPRLKVTLDGANLYHLGELPRMREILEEAVSLVGKDTVLAHAKDVVRDGDAGDRPAGHGKLDYDSYLGLLHRCGYRGPLLLHSLSEDQAPGCAAFLRGRLAKLS encoded by the coding sequence ATGGACGCGTCACGACAGGACCGACCCGCGGCGTGGCCCCGTCGAGCGGTGCTCCGGGCCGCCGCGGCGATGCCCCCGGCGGCGGCCGCGAGGCTCGCGCTCGCGGGCCCTGCGCCCTACCCGGACGGGCCGGGCGGCGCCCGCGAGGAGGAGCCGCCGGCGATCATGCCGATCGGCATCTTCCTGAGCGTCTTCTCCCGGCCGACGGTCGAGGCGAGGCTGGACGCCGCGAAGGCCCTGGGCCTGCGACACGTCCAGGTCGGCATGGACTGCGTCGGCCTGCCGAAGATGCCGGAGAAGATCGCCCCGGAGCTCGCCGAGCGGATGCGGCGGGCCGCGGCCGATCGGGCGGTCGTGCTGGCCTCCGTCGACGGCACCTTCAACATGAGTCACCCCGACGCGGAGCATCGCCGCGAGGGGCTGAGGCGGCTCGGCGTCCTGGCCGACGCGTGCGGGCCCATGGGCACCTCGCGGATCCACATCTGCACCGGCACGCGATCGCGCGAGCACATGTGGCATGGCCACCCGGACAACGGCACTCCCGAGGCCTGGCGCGACATGGTCGCCTGCGTGCGCGAGGCGACGCGCATCGCCGAGCGGGCGGGGGTGACCCTGGCCTTCGAACCCGAGGTGAACAACGTGGTCGACTCCGCGCGCAAGGCCCGCCGCCTGCTCGATGAGGTCGGCTCGCCGCGGCTGAAGGTCACGCTGGACGGCGCCAACCTCTACCACCTCGGCGAGCTGCCGCGCATGAGGGAGATCCTCGAGGAGGCGGTCTCGCTCGTCGGCAAGGACACCGTCCTGGCGCATGCCAAGGATGTCGTCCGCGACGGCGACGCGGGGGACAGGCCGGCCGGGCACGGCAAGCTCGACTACGACAGCTACCTCGGCCTGCTGCACCGCTGCGGCTATCGCGGGCCGCTGTTGCTCCACAGCCTGAGCGAGGACCAGGCGCCCGGGTGCGCGGCCTTCCTGCGCGGCAGGCTCGCGAAGCTGTCGTAG
- a CDS encoding sigma-70 family RNA polymerase sigma factor — MFDAATKRTFDSTRIYDRDMRKSVRLSAEEERRLGEAVAGGDRDARSRLVEANLRLVAKIAGGFRNRGMDYEDLIGEGNLGLIRAAEGYDPRFGTRFGTYASHWIKQAIRAALINNASTIRLPAHMHGLLARWRTAEQALRRELDRKPSLDEVAARMGLSKVQKGMVEKAQKAGRIRLESGLNDDGEAWNPDDTRDGSTVPGGDLERADELDEFQRRMGRLDDRERTVLALRFGLEGNVPQTLTEIGRQMGVTREWIRRIERRAVDKLSREETGGASDARPPVLHAGHRPLLAGPSRSVDGARALA; from the coding sequence ATGTTCGACGCGGCAACGAAGCGAACCTTCGATTCGACGAGGATTTACGACCGGGACATGAGGAAATCCGTCCGCCTCTCGGCGGAGGAAGAGCGCAGGCTGGGCGAGGCCGTGGCCGGGGGCGATCGCGACGCGCGTAGCCGCCTGGTGGAGGCCAACCTCCGCCTGGTCGCCAAGATCGCGGGCGGCTTTCGCAACCGCGGCATGGACTACGAGGACCTGATCGGCGAGGGGAACCTCGGGCTGATCCGGGCCGCGGAGGGCTACGACCCGCGATTCGGGACCCGGTTCGGCACGTACGCCAGCCACTGGATCAAGCAGGCGATCCGCGCCGCGCTGATCAACAACGCCTCGACCATCCGCCTGCCCGCCCACATGCACGGCCTCCTCGCCCGGTGGCGGACCGCCGAGCAGGCCCTCCGCCGCGAGCTGGATCGCAAGCCGAGCCTCGACGAGGTGGCCGCGCGCATGGGGCTCAGCAAGGTCCAGAAGGGGATGGTGGAGAAGGCGCAGAAGGCCGGGCGCATCCGGCTCGAGAGCGGCCTCAATGACGACGGCGAGGCCTGGAACCCCGACGACACCCGGGACGGCTCGACCGTCCCCGGGGGCGACCTGGAGCGGGCCGACGAGCTCGACGAGTTCCAGCGGCGGATGGGCCGACTGGACGACCGCGAGCGGACGGTCCTGGCGCTGCGGTTCGGCCTCGAGGGCAACGTCCCCCAGACGCTCACGGAGATCGGCCGGCAGATGGGCGTGACCCGCGAGTGGATCCGCCGGATTGAACGCCGGGCCGTGGACAAGCTGTCGCGTGAGGAGACCGGGGGCGCCTCCGATGCCAGGCCGCCCGTCCTGCATGCGGGCCACCGGCCGCTCCTGGCCGGGCCGTCCAGGTCGGTCGACGGTGCCCGGGCCCTCGCTTGA
- a CDS encoding glucose 1-dehydrogenase translates to MRALTVQPGSAGSARLEDVPEPDPGGGALLVQGLALGICGTDREIVGGEYGWAPEGHQRLVLGHESLGRVIEAPGDSGFAPGDLVVGIVRHPDPVPCPNCAAGEWDMCRNGRYTEHGIKQRDGFGAERYRLDPAFAVRLDPGLGGLGVLMEPASVLAKAWEHIEAIGRRAVWEPRRVLVTGAGPIGLLAALMGAQRGLEVTVLDRAAEGPKPALARDLGAAYITGDVEEACKSADVIVECTGAAPLVLAAMTNSSPGGIVCLTGVSSGRRKYALDAAALNRDMVLDNDVVFGSVNANRRHYEKAAESLRGADPGWLGRLITRRVPLDRWAEALDHRPDDIKTVIELDS, encoded by the coding sequence ATGCGTGCCCTGACCGTCCAGCCCGGCTCCGCCGGGTCCGCCCGCCTGGAAGACGTCCCGGAGCCCGACCCGGGGGGCGGCGCCCTCCTCGTCCAGGGGCTGGCGCTGGGGATCTGCGGGACCGACAGGGAGATCGTCGGGGGGGAATACGGCTGGGCCCCCGAGGGGCACCAGCGGCTGGTCCTGGGCCACGAGTCGCTCGGCCGCGTGATCGAGGCGCCGGGCGATTCCGGCTTCGCGCCGGGCGACCTGGTCGTCGGCATCGTGCGCCACCCCGACCCGGTGCCGTGCCCGAACTGCGCCGCCGGCGAGTGGGACATGTGCCGCAACGGCCGCTACACCGAGCACGGCATCAAGCAGCGCGACGGCTTCGGGGCCGAGCGATACCGCCTCGACCCGGCCTTCGCCGTGCGACTGGATCCCGGCCTGGGGGGGCTCGGCGTGCTGATGGAGCCGGCGAGCGTCCTGGCCAAGGCGTGGGAGCACATCGAGGCCATCGGCCGGCGCGCCGTCTGGGAGCCCCGCCGCGTCCTGGTCACGGGGGCCGGGCCCATCGGCCTGCTCGCCGCCCTCATGGGCGCCCAGCGCGGCCTGGAGGTGACGGTGCTCGACCGGGCGGCCGAGGGCCCGAAGCCCGCCCTGGCCCGCGACCTCGGCGCGGCGTACATCACCGGCGACGTCGAGGAGGCGTGCAAGTCGGCCGACGTGATCGTCGAGTGCACCGGGGCCGCCCCGCTCGTGCTGGCCGCCATGACGAACTCGTCGCCGGGCGGCATCGTCTGCCTGACCGGCGTTTCGTCCGGCAGGCGGAAATACGCGCTCGACGCCGCCGCGTTGAACCGGGACATGGTGCTCGACAACGACGTGGTCTTCGGCTCGGTCAACGCCAATCGCCGCCACTACGAGAAGGCGGCCGAGTCTCTGCGGGGGGCGGACCCCGGCTGGCTCGGGCGGCTCATCACGCGTCGCGTCCCCCTGGATCGTTGGGCCGAGGCCCTGGACCACCGGCCCGACGACATCAAGACGGTGATCGAACTGGATTCCTGA
- a CDS encoding glycoside hydrolase family 15 protein, translating to MPSRIEDYALIGDCQAAALVGRDGSIDWLCVPRFDSAACFAALLGTPEDGRWLVGPRGGEPRVRRRYREGTLVLETEFETDAGTVALIDFMPPRSEHPDLVRIVEGRRGRVPMRMELVIRFDYGSVVPWVRRVEHGIAAIAGPDMLALRTDVPMHGENLHTVADFEVAEGQRVAFDLTWHPSHRPRPAEVDAARALEEAESWWREWSGRCDVDGEWCEAVRRSLITLKALTYAPTGGIVAAPTTSLPECLGGVRNWDYRYCWLRDATFTLYALMLAGYRQEAAAWREWLLRAVAGTPSRLQIMYGLAGERRLTEQQIPWLPGYEGSAPVRVGNGAWDQHQLDVYGEVIDALHQARRFGLEPDGDSWRFQRALMDFLESDWRRPDEGIWEVRGPRRQFTHSKVMAWVAFDRAVKGVEQAGLDGPVGRWRAIRDEIHAQVCAEGFDASLGSFVQSYGSKHLDASLLMMPLVGFLPATDPRVRGTVEAIERGLVTDGFVHRYRPDPGVDGLPPGEGTFLLCTFWLADCLALMGRRDDARAIFERLLAIRNDVGLLSEGYDPQARRMVGNFPQAFSHIGLINTAYNLMQGPACPASDRPGR from the coding sequence ATGCCGTCCCGAATCGAGGATTACGCGCTGATCGGAGACTGCCAGGCCGCGGCCCTGGTCGGCCGCGACGGCTCCATCGACTGGCTCTGCGTCCCGAGGTTCGACTCCGCCGCCTGCTTCGCGGCGCTGCTCGGCACGCCGGAGGACGGGCGTTGGCTGGTCGGCCCCCGCGGCGGCGAACCCCGGGTGCGCCGCCGCTACCGCGAGGGGACCCTGGTCCTGGAGACCGAGTTCGAGACCGACGCCGGGACGGTCGCCCTGATCGACTTCATGCCGCCCCGGTCCGAGCACCCCGACCTGGTGCGGATCGTCGAGGGCCGCCGCGGCCGCGTGCCGATGCGGATGGAGCTGGTCATCCGCTTCGACTACGGCTCGGTCGTCCCCTGGGTGCGGCGGGTCGAGCACGGGATCGCGGCGATCGCCGGGCCGGACATGCTGGCGCTGCGCACCGACGTGCCGATGCACGGCGAGAACCTGCACACCGTCGCCGACTTCGAGGTCGCCGAGGGCCAGCGGGTCGCGTTCGACCTCACCTGGCACCCGTCGCACCGGCCCCGGCCCGCCGAGGTCGACGCGGCGCGTGCCCTGGAGGAGGCCGAGAGCTGGTGGCGCGAGTGGTCGGGGCGCTGCGACGTCGACGGCGAATGGTGCGAGGCCGTCCGGCGCTCCCTGATCACGCTCAAGGCGCTGACCTACGCCCCGACCGGCGGCATCGTCGCCGCGCCGACGACCTCGCTCCCGGAGTGCCTGGGCGGCGTGCGGAACTGGGACTACCGCTACTGCTGGCTCCGCGACGCCACGTTCACGCTCTACGCCCTGATGCTCGCCGGCTACCGGCAGGAGGCGGCGGCCTGGCGGGAGTGGCTGCTCCGGGCGGTCGCCGGCACGCCCTCGCGGCTCCAGATCATGTACGGCCTGGCCGGGGAGAGGCGCCTCACCGAGCAGCAGATCCCCTGGCTCCCGGGCTACGAGGGCTCGGCCCCGGTGCGCGTCGGCAACGGCGCCTGGGACCAGCACCAGCTCGACGTCTACGGCGAGGTCATTGATGCGCTCCACCAGGCCCGACGCTTCGGCCTGGAGCCCGACGGCGATTCCTGGAGATTCCAGCGGGCCTTGATGGACTTCCTAGAGTCGGACTGGCGGCGGCCCGACGAGGGCATCTGGGAGGTGCGCGGGCCCCGCCGGCAGTTCACGCATTCGAAGGTCATGGCCTGGGTCGCCTTCGACCGGGCCGTCAAGGGCGTGGAGCAGGCCGGCCTGGATGGGCCGGTCGGGCGTTGGCGCGCGATCCGGGACGAGATCCACGCGCAGGTCTGCGCCGAGGGCTTCGACGCGTCGCTCGGCTCGTTCGTGCAGTCGTACGGCTCGAAGCACCTGGACGCCAGCCTCCTGATGATGCCGCTGGTCGGCTTCCTGCCGGCGACCGACCCCCGCGTCCGCGGCACCGTCGAGGCCATCGAGCGCGGCCTCGTGACCGACGGGTTCGTGCACCGCTACAGGCCCGACCCCGGCGTGGACGGGCTGCCGCCGGGCGAGGGCACGTTCCTGCTCTGCACCTTCTGGCTGGCCGACTGCCTGGCCCTGATGGGCCGCCGCGACGACGCCCGGGCGATCTTCGAACGCCTCCTGGCGATCCGCAACGACGTCGGCCTCCTCTCCGAGGGCTACGACCCCCAGGCCCGCCGGATGGTGGGCAACTTCCCCCAGGCCTTCTCCCACATCGGGCTGATCAACACGGCCTACAACCTCATGCAGGGGCCCGCCTGCCCCGCCAGCGACCGGCCCGGGCGCTGA